atgaagaacacatccTAGATTACTCAACtgacgaagaaccagcaattccaatacaagtaaaaaatgaagctggaacatctaaggataatcaatctcaatttaaatgggaaacaggttttgataattatgcttttaaaaaagggtttataaataaagattcaaaatatacaaaaataccatcaaaatacgttcctaaaatccaggaaatggaaggagaaagaatgctcgacttagactgtaaaaagaatgaaaaagaaatttttgaaaattggttgaattcctttttattagaagcctttactaatccaaaacttagtgaattgtctggaagagatatttggaattacatagggtttcatactaaaggaactataagagattatatgacatcaatagaaaactaaataacagaagaattagcaacaaaaatgacagcttatgataagatattatatataatgatgattctatataaagaattttttggaaaaaatattatagatcatagacaagaagtctataataaagaatatcaagaagcaaaaaaccatttagctaatattcagatatatgatctatgtaatgtggagtcttatatatgtgaatatagaatacattattacaaattaaaagaagaagataaaaatcattatcttagtatgtatataacaaaacttccatatcctgctaatgaatttataatgggaagatttataagagaaataaatagaaggacaattgaaaataattttggtggagcaacctctgcaataagagaagaaataaaagaacgttgtatgcaagaagcaactcaaaaaagatttgcaaatataattagaatttgctgtcaggataatgaagagataccccaaaaatatggtcttaataaaaattttcaaagaaaaagaaaatattaatttagaaaaagaaaatactatccaaactggagaaaaaagaggtattttagaaaaagagataacaataaaaacaaaagacaaaaaaatgactattgcccgaataaaaaagaaaattgtaagtgttggtattgccaagaagaaggacactatgcaaatgaatgtccgaaaaaaaggataaaaatgatcttactaaacaaatagaaattgctaagtcttgtttcatggaaccattagaggaatctgatgataacttagactatatttttgaatatgtatcagaaacagactcagagactgagtaataatgccacatttattactataaaaataacagaaaagtttataaatactttcatagattctggagcaacacaatgctttgctagttcaaatataaaacttgattggaaaaaattaaagaaaccattaagagttagaatagctgacaaatcaatacataaaattgaccaaaaagcagagatggctgaaatttttattcaaaattataggttcattgttccatctatatatatgttagattctggaatggattttatcataggaaataactttttaaagctatatcatccattcattcaagaattaacatatatagttttaaaagctccacacgattcttcaataaaccaaaaatcaaaacgtataaaaataccaactactactatagataagatcttaaaatttaaaatattttctatattagagacatgttatttaaatttatactttcagataaatattccaaaaaataatcttgaaataaagatagaagaacttttggatgaaatttgtgctgaaaatcctttagatattaaaaatacaaataacgaattagtaagtattaaattaaaagatcctacaaaagagataaatgttccaaataaaattccttattccgcaagagatagagaagagttctcattagaatgtagagatcttttggaaaaaggaattataagattaagtaaaagtcctcatgcggctccagccttttatgtcgaaaataataatgaaattaataggggaaaacgaagaatggttattaactataagaagatgaatgaagcaactattggtgatgctcataaacttccaagaaaagattctattttagaaaaaatcaaaggagcaacttggttttcatctcttgatgcaaaatcaggatattggcaacttcatttagacgaagaaacaaagaaattaactgcttttacttgcccaacaaaagaatcaacaagtgtgttgctctatgaatggaatgtattaccattcggattaaaacaagccccaggtatttatcaaagatttatggaagaaaatctaaaagagttaaatgaatttgttttagtgtacattgatgatatactaatttttacaaaataggataaagaagatcatcttcaaaaattattaatagttttagaaagatgtaaagaaaaaggattagttcttagcaaaaagaaagcaagaatagcaaaacaagaaatagagtttcttggattaattctatccactcaaggaaagctaaaacttcaaccaaatgttctagaaaaagtaaatttattttctaataaaatagaagatagaaaacaattacaaaaatttttagggtgtataaattatatttctgatcaaggatttttaaagaatataacagaatacactaaaagcttatttccaaaaataagtactaaaaagaatggaaatgggatgaaaagatagtatgcaaattcaaagaattaaagaattatgtgaaaaacttccagaactttatattccagaagaaaatgactacttaatagtagaaataGATcctcagacataacctggtcaggatgtctaaaagctaagaaagctataaaaagcttggaacaagaaaaagaatcactagattctaaatattccccaaaggaattactttgcaggtatatttcagggacttttactccaacagaatagagatataccactcatgaaaaggaaactctagcagcaattaaatctcttaagaaatggaaaattgatttactacccagagaatttacattaaggacagattcaagttacctaacaggttttatacgatataatttaaaagttgattataatcatgaacgattggtaagatggcaattatttttgttacaatatccaataaaaattgaatatattaagggtgacaaaaatgttattgcagatacattaacgagagaatggagttcgtctacaacgcattagatcaagaaattcaaaaatatgaacaagaactcgaaaaatgcaagcattgtcaacaaataaggacacagatccaatccctcaagaaggccattgaagcaatgaaatcaacacaacaagcaaaaccatcagagttcagccagctaagcatggtggacaaatcaggtaaagaaaaaatttcagaaaataaaataattgctgaaatcattaaaaaattcacccaagataaaaaatattatgtaatttataatggccccatgaaaggagtatatgatgcctgggaaaaagcagcaccattcacacatcaatcaaggataattcataaaggagggtttCTAACACTGGAAGAGGCAAAGGAATCCTTCAGGAAATATGAAGCTCTCcatccagagcaaaccctaaaaagagcagataaagctccaattcaaacccagagaacagggataataagaaacattcctacaagggctgaaatcaaggaaaagaaaagggtctgtagatcaaatctcagagaaacccttaacatagtcctaaattggactgaagaaaaaatGGTAATTTTaggatattatcctattgccaaagaacagctaacaaaacTGGTTATATTTTCAGATGCTTCCCCATCAgacacctatcagtttttccatTATGGATtgattgatacaattttaatttttaatgatctaaaaattattagtgagttttcTACAGGATTtgttgatgcagtaaagagatttaaaaatatgattgacaatgtaaatccaagggatatatcccaaaaatttacaaacagtcaacctatttttaatgaagaagaagaatgcttggttccagtacaccaagtaatattcatgtccgtctttccaggaaattttcaaccaattgatcagaTTCAAGACTTAACAATTTACAGAcatgaaggaagactagccagcatactagcaagggtcttcgaaagaactcaaaagataacaagggaatctcacacaagaatcaattataaaagcagaaatactctgcttgtgtccagtaaaagaaatgaaattgaagaaagagagatgagattCGTGGTAGAGTTTGAATCTGCATTCTACAATCTATCCGGACTCTTAGAAAAACTCTCTAAAGGGATAaaaaggaatctctgctatttgataaaaaacagagaagaccacaagtgccagctgTGTGTCTCAGAaatatctgaagaaagcaataatgaaataGGATCTACCCGcatgataaaagaagaagacagcTCATCCACCCACATAAAAGAAGAGGACAGTgcatctgaagcatctctcaacattattgcataatgacgtaagcgcttaggtcatagagcaccaacaatgtagctggtgcaagataataaacaatgacgtaagcaatgacgtcataagaagggaaaggatgggaattgtccatcagacccaaccattataaatagattGCTTAGGCAATTATAGAAGGCATCAGACaatagaaagcaggaggctaagagtactcatatgctaggagagcaaggaggaagctgccgaggcgattctGTAGTCTGACAaaagaattcccttaggaaaaatagttttaaactcccctctggagttaatATCTATcatctcccctctggagataaaaacatcttatgtaaaatatactaaataaaggaagtttttctccagaaaggtacgcctttatcctaatctcttagttatgaattatttagaaagtttagaattaaccgaagaatctgattattatagattatctgtcttattagataatgaaaaacaggctgttctaaaaacagaattaaatctcaaatcaaatgaaaattttaataaacaaaatcttttaaaagaagtttttaatagaaaaaatataatatactatggaaaaattcaacttgaagcccctataaagataaaatccgccaatggagaacttgaaatagctttgataaatgatgaagaattgagtaaacagattgagaaaattaaggatcaacaaaaaagatctaaaattggatggatttatattagtactatacaagtcttaatcaaatctacatatatgaaaggaattaattcaccaataagcttagcaatctgtgataaaagaattactgatgacccaatagatcaaataattggaattgttcatggaaacttggcaaacgtaaatgttaaattcaatgcccatcttggatacgctatacctttatcaattgaaaatcttggaagatctataagcttagcttataaatttcacagaaagaatctaatggaacaagatgatgaaccattttcaattacatatgcaataaattatgctttaacaaatagccatcatagtataatattttaaaacagagaaaaaatttatattgatgaattatttcagaaaattgtaaagaaataccaaaatataaagctattgaaaacccaattctattattaaaagaactatcaggaaaattagtttcatcgaattttcaaataagagaatctaaaattaatagccctttaagtttatctaagttaaaaattaaagaaaaaaattctgaaataaaagaactaacaaaaaaggtcgaaaaattaaatgaaaccctaaacactaaattatgacaataaataaagaagaaatatatgtaacttatcaagacaagaaacaagagctatttgaaagagaaaatcgtttgaattatttacagttttctgaaataaatcaaagagcatttgaagccctaaaaataatctatgacaagttgaaaagagaagttgaaaagCTAGAgaaattaatagaatctctagaaaatagtgatgaatcaatgatagagtttgcagaaattttaaaataaataatgaagcataaaaagattgaaaaaccagaaaataaaataaaaagaaataggacgagaaaattaaaaggtaaaataaaggagtataaaagggaattaaacaatcttcagattgaaattgatgatcttataataaaaaggatagaaataagaataaatataaacaagttggaattaaacttaaaaaatttataaatgcctggaaaaccatattatgacttaaaagaattaaagatattgaaagaaaaaatggagaatgaaattgaaaaattaaagatatttagaaacagGAGAAATTGTAGAAATAAAAGGAGTTATTGaggatttgagaaattatattaaagaaaaagacaaacagataaaagattttatatacaataatccatgcaaaaaagaatattataaactaaaacaagattgaaaagtTATAAATCAAAACATCAAAGACTAGTAATAAATGCAAGAGAAATAGTAGAAATGGTCAATACTTTTTATCAAAATCCTTTAAATAAAGCAcatatacaaattataaacttactcaaagtaaaatatgaagagttaatagaaatttcgaaaaagaaattaaaagaaaagtcgaaattaaaaaattggtatcagagccaagttaacgattaagggcaacactttctctttaagcaacacttttagtgacacacttttaaatcaaataaaacaaaaatctgTAAATCTGTACAAAAATGCATCTGTACAGTAGATGgacccatatatatatatatatatatatatatatatatgtgagtAGCTTTTTAAAATGCGCTTATTCATCTAATAGGGAGACAAATTAAACCACTCAACCTGCAGTCGTAGATTTAATGGACCAAGTAGTTTGAACTTAAGCTGTTAAGCATGTTAGCAATGTCTTGTATTTCACGTCGTCGTTTTAATTTAACCTTGAATCTTTGATTTCGCGTAACCAAATTCTAAAAGAGGATGCTTAATTGAATGAGTTTAAAGGTTAAAACTTAAAAGGAGAATGATGCAGAAATCGTAGCCGCCCAAATCTATTTGGACCCAACGGGTATGACTTTTGTGCAGCGAGTTTTACTGTTGACATTTTCATTCGGAATTCACCGTTGACATTTGACATTTGACGCTCCCTACTTTTCAAAATTAAGGCTAACCGGTGTTATGTACTTCGGAATTAACGAAATAACTACTACTTGCAATGGAGGGGCAGTTTGGGGACCCATACATATACAAATGTTATTAAAGTAATTTATGTAAGATGCTTATTTGCTTAGATAGTACTCCGCATAGCGTAACAGTTATTGCGCAAAGTCGATACTAGAAACTAGATACATACAACTGTCACCAGAGCTATATTTATTGTGTGGAAGTTTCTCATATACTATTGTCTGAATCAATTTGAAGCATATGATATCCTCCAGGGTTAAGAGCATTTACCATAAGCACCACAAACGATGATGGAATAAATTAATATGATATATTATGGAGAGAATTGGGAAAGAACTATTGAAACAGGGATTAGTTTGGAAAGAAAGAATCTGGTAAAAATTTTTGGTACTTGATATATTCATCAAATATATTCTCTTATAAATTGGTTCGGGAGAAAAAGAATCGGTTATTGACATGGAGATCATAAGATCATTTTACATGCATTTGAAGGAGAGCTTCCAGCAAGTAAGGAACAAATACGACAAAACGCAGGACTTGTAACATGTTAGATTGCTTGTTCATATCAAATCAAATCACAGTATATCTCTTTTTGATcaattttttttgcttttttcttttgtatttctatttttttaatttttattgtattttttaactTATCAGATTAAGGACTATTCTGTTGTCAATGCATTGCTGCATACATAAAAGCAGGATTCAAACtaatacttatttaaatagattttttttttttttgtccacGGTATCCTCCAACCCGACAGGTCAAGGACTAATCTGTCGCGGATCTaagctccatttaagggtctgTCGCTGGCCAATTGATTGCTACATGCACAAAGCGAGATTCGAACCCCCGACACTTGATTAAGCGGAAATACTATTTTGTCATCTAAGAACGCACTCGATTGGCATCGTTTATGCAAAGCCCAGGCAAAGGGATTTCTACAACTCGATTTTTTTGTTAACTATTTTTTGTAAGATGCTTGCTAGTTGCTACTTTTATACAATGATGAtccattttaatttctaaaaaattttagattagATACTTTATtttcaactaaaattaattattcgatTTATCTCTAATAATTAATTGTCGGTTATTTGGATTTTTTGTTCTATCAATTCTAACAAAAGACAAAAGagtctctaataattttaacggaaaacaaaatggtccctgacaATTTTAACAGATGACAAAATAGTATTTGCCCTCTCTCTGTTTGAAAACGCTGCCGTTCTCCACCAATTTTCATCGTATCTTGCATAACCCTAACATTCATACTCTCCTTCTTTATTTTCATaatcttctttttcatcttctcCTTCCTCCTCTTCAACTCTAAGATCAAGCCATGGTGTAACTGTCACGCGTGTCGCACCTACCTCAACATGTCATGCACCACACACTTTTCAAATTTCTGTAACTGGTACACTTACCTCCTCCGCATTTCACCCACCACAAGCATCCACCTCCACGTTCTTGATAACAACAACACCTCCAACCCCGACAATACCCACTACATCTTCAAGACCAAGTTCCACAACTACTCAAAGGACATGTCTTTCTCCATTCTCTAGCAAGCAATATAGATTGTTGGACATTAAGACATCATGAGAAGATTCTCCTTCGACATTatatgcaaattctcatttgaAATGGATCGCGAGTGCTTCATTCCTTCTCTCCCAAAGTCTAAGTTGGCAGACAAATTCGACCCTGCATCTAAGTTATCGATATAGCGAGCAACGTCGCCATTGCCACTCATATAGAAACTGAAACGATTACTGAACATTGGTTCGGAGAAGAAACTAAAGGAAGCGATCGGAGTGGTGGACAATATGGCCATAAAAATGATACGGTAAAGGAGGAAAGAGATGGCGACGATGATAGTGGGTTTTAGCAAATACGGGTTTTAACAAATCATATTTGCTGTCTAGATTTATTGGATCCATCAAATACGACAAGTATTTGAGAGACATAGTCATTAGTTTCTTAAGTATGAATTAGTTAAGAACAAGTTGAGTATTTTTCTTCTTGTAAATATTAAAGTTGTAGAGTGTGCATTTTTTAACTTAATATTGCAGTGTTAGGCTTAGTTTGGTAAATTTTTTCAAAGAAGTGCTTGTGCTTTTTAAAAACACAAGCTCCTCATTTGTGtaagttaaataaaaaagacCATGTGTTTGTGCTTGTAACTTTTAAAAGATCAAAGTACTTTTAAAAGCACCTAAAGTAGAACTTTTAAAGTTGGcttatactttttaaaatttaaaagtctaatataatctcatatattaactaatttttaaatttaacgcATAAATTTATGTCtcttatagtatttttaaattttaaaaactattttaccAAACATAATTGTTATTGCTTGTGTTTattaaagttatttttaatttaatttaccaaacataaataTTACACTTCTTAAAAAGTCATCTTTTAAAAGCTAGCTTTTAcaagtttgaaaaataaaaactttatcAAACTAAATTTTAGATTATTAGAATTATGCGAGATATGTGAAAATTGGAAAAGAACGGTATCATTTTTTAACACAGGGATCAGCGATCATTTTGTCCCTCTTTAAAATTGTCAGAAACTATTTTGTCATCCGTCAAAGTTGATGAAACAAAGAACCTAATTGATTgcctaaattaattattaggaACTAATCGAATAATTAACTTTAATTGAAAACGcctaattcaaaatttattgagaatcaaaatagataaataataataataataataataataataaaaaattataaaaaataataattttgaaaatttttaaaaagtaaaactGTAACATACCTCAAGTATTGAAGAGTGAAGACCTGAACCGAGAAGCAGAGAAAGGAACAAGCGAGGTGACCAAATGATGACCGGGTAGAGGAGAGCCAGAGCATCGGACTGCATAGGAGACGACAGTGATTGCTAGGCCTTTGGGAGGTGAGGACTTTGACGGCAGCGACGACTACAGGCAGCGAAGGCAATAACACTCGGAGAAGGTGACAAAGGCAAAAAGAAGGAATCCGGCGAGGAATGGTGATGTCGGCAATAAAGGGCATGCGATGGCCCGATAGGAGGAAGATGGAACAGAGCTAGGAGTGGGGCACGATTctaatatggaggacattttggtcATTTACCTACTTGctaaataacaaaaggaaaatagGAAACCTTATCGTACATGGTATACTAGTGTTCCAATAAAGTGAATGGAACATTTGAAGATTAATTGCAAGCAAACCATGAAAAGCAAAAATAACGTCAAATAATTCAGCAAAGACTTAAGAGTGGTAACTGACTAATTCTGCTTCTGGTAACCAAATATCGATTTGAATGTTTCAATAATGAACTGATAATTGGATTGAATGTTACACCCGCCATATTACGGCAGCCTCTTATAAAAGCAATGCAAAATGAACAAAATAGCATTGCAAACAATGTGATCTACTTTATTCGCCAATTCTACAGTAATCACTGCACCGGCTGAACTAAATGTCTAAAAATTAAATCTCATAAAACTTTAACAAAAATTTACTGTGCAGTTGATTCTTTCAGATATGCAATAAGATCAGCGCGTTCCTGGGGTTTCTTAAGACCTGGAAACACCATCTTTGTCCCTGGAATATACTGCATAAGAGGATAAAAAAAggtcacaaaaaaatacacaagtCAGCGACGTCTTGCATGGCAAACATATTTTCTTAATGTCACAATTGAATGAAATATGTCAGTGATGATTACCTTTTTGGGATTAAGCAAGTAATCATATAGGGTCTTTTCCTCCCAAGTCACAGCCATGCTCTTGTTAGCAGCAGAATAGGAGTATCCAGGAGTAGTGCCTGACTGCCTTCCAAA
The genomic region above belongs to Arachis stenosperma cultivar V10309 chromosome 5, arast.V10309.gnm1.PFL2, whole genome shotgun sequence and contains:
- the LOC130982441 gene encoding cytochrome c; translation: MASFDQAPPGDSKSGEKIFKTKCAQCHTVEKGAGHKQGPNLNGLFGRQSGTTPGYSYSAANKSMAVTWEEKTLYDYLLNPKKYIPGTKMVFPGLKKPQERADLIAYLKESTAQ